A DNA window from Streptomyces bacillaris contains the following coding sequences:
- a CDS encoding sensor histidine kinase, with product MDVNAAVAAAAAIAGLCTGVIAMLAFRWSERDLKRPTRTSLRPDSNAALPPGVDTVLSVLSSSAVVLDESDSVVKASSAAYALGLVRGGRLAVEPMLNMARDTRRDGEIRQVELDLPRRGTGRGDTLAVSARVAPLGSRLVLLLVEDLTEARRIEAVRRDFVANVSHELKTPTGALSLLSEAVMDASDDPEAVERFAGRMQIEATRLTNLVQELIDLSRVQNDDPLEDAEPVKVETLVAEAIDRCRQQAGSKQITMASAGAEGLTVWGNRGQLVGALGNLVENAVNYSPAHTRVGIAARRMASPGGDLIEIAVTDQGIGISEKDRERVFERFYRVDPARSRATGGTGLGLAIVKHVAASHGGEVTVWSSEGQGSTFTLRLPESGAVRERTTGGLLIVNDVDGVSDKDRPPFETDSYDPFPAPEALP from the coding sequence TGCAGCGATCGCCGGTCTCTGTACCGGTGTGATCGCCATGCTGGCGTTCCGCTGGAGCGAGCGCGACCTGAAGCGGCCCACCCGTACGTCACTGCGGCCCGACAGCAACGCCGCTCTGCCGCCCGGTGTGGACACCGTCCTCTCCGTGCTCAGCTCCTCCGCCGTCGTGCTCGACGAGAGCGACAGCGTGGTCAAGGCCAGCTCCGCCGCCTATGCGCTGGGCCTGGTCAGAGGCGGTCGCCTCGCCGTCGAGCCGATGCTCAACATGGCCCGCGACACCCGGCGGGACGGCGAGATACGGCAGGTGGAGCTGGACCTCCCCCGGCGCGGCACCGGCCGTGGGGACACCCTCGCCGTCTCCGCCCGGGTCGCCCCGCTGGGCTCCCGGCTGGTGCTGCTCCTGGTCGAGGACCTCACGGAGGCCCGTCGCATAGAGGCGGTCCGGCGTGATTTCGTCGCCAACGTGAGCCATGAGCTGAAGACCCCCACGGGAGCGCTCTCGCTGCTCTCCGAGGCGGTCATGGACGCCTCCGACGACCCGGAGGCGGTCGAGCGGTTCGCCGGGCGGATGCAGATCGAGGCGACCCGGCTCACCAACCTCGTCCAGGAACTCATCGACCTCTCCCGGGTGCAGAACGACGACCCCCTGGAGGACGCCGAGCCGGTCAAGGTGGAGACGCTGGTCGCCGAGGCGATCGACCGCTGCCGCCAGCAGGCCGGCTCCAAGCAGATCACCATGGCCTCCGCGGGAGCCGAGGGCCTCACGGTCTGGGGCAACCGCGGCCAGCTCGTCGGCGCCCTCGGCAACCTCGTCGAGAACGCCGTCAACTACAGCCCCGCCCACACCCGCGTCGGCATCGCCGCACGCCGGATGGCCTCCCCGGGCGGGGACCTGATCGAGATCGCCGTGACCGACCAGGGCATCGGCATCTCCGAGAAGGACCGCGAGCGGGTCTTCGAGCGGTTCTACCGCGTCGACCCCGCCCGCTCACGCGCCACCGGTGGCACCGGTCTCGGCCTCGCCATCGTCAAACACGTGGCCGCCTCGCACGGCGGGGAGGTCACCGTCTGGAGCTCCGAGGGACAGGGCTCCACCTTCACCCTCCGGCTGCCCGAATCGGGCGCCGTGAGGGAGCGCACCACCGGCGGACTCCTTATCGTCAACGATGTCGACGGCGTCAGCGACAAGGACAGGCCCCCGTTCGAGACCGACTCCTATGACCCCTTCCCCGCCCCGGAGGCTCTTCCGTGA
- a CDS encoding response regulator transcription factor: MTRVLVVEDEESFSDALSYMLRKEGFEVAIAATGPDGLDEFERNGADLVLLDLMLPGLPGTEVCRQLRSRSNVPVIMVTAKDSEIDKVVGLEIGADDYVTKPFSSRELVARIRAVLRRRGEPEEVTPAALEAGPVRMDVDRHVVTVSGGKVDLPLKEFDLLEMLLRNAGRVLTRMQLIDRVWGADYVGDTKTLDVHVKRLRAKIEPDPGAPRYLVTVRGLGYKFEP, encoded by the coding sequence GTGACCCGAGTGCTTGTCGTCGAGGATGAGGAATCCTTCAGCGACGCCCTGTCCTACATGCTCCGCAAGGAAGGGTTCGAGGTCGCCATCGCCGCGACCGGCCCCGACGGCCTGGACGAGTTCGAGCGCAACGGCGCCGACCTGGTCCTGCTCGACCTGATGCTGCCCGGCCTGCCCGGCACCGAGGTGTGCCGCCAGCTCCGCAGCCGCTCCAACGTCCCGGTGATTATGGTCACCGCCAAGGACAGCGAGATCGACAAGGTCGTCGGTCTCGAAATAGGAGCCGACGACTACGTCACCAAGCCCTTCTCCTCGCGCGAGCTGGTCGCCCGTATCCGCGCGGTCCTGCGCCGCCGCGGGGAGCCGGAGGAGGTAACGCCGGCGGCCCTGGAGGCGGGCCCCGTCCGCATGGACGTGGACCGGCACGTGGTCACTGTCTCCGGCGGCAAGGTCGACCTCCCGCTCAAGGAGTTCGACCTCCTGGAGATGCTCCTGCGCAACGCGGGCCGCGTGCTGACCCGTATGCAGCTCATCGACCGGGTCTGGGGCGCGGACTACGTGGGCGACACCAAGACCCTCGACGTCCACGTCAAGCGCCTGCGCGCCAAGATCGAGCCCGACCCGGGCGCCCCGCGCTACCTCGTCACCGTGCGGGGCCTGGGGTACAAGTTCGAGCCGTAA